AGAGGGCGACAGATCGTGACGACCGATCGGGGGCCACGCGTCCTCCGCCCGTACTGGCTTCGAGCAGCCACGGCAACTGCAATGGGCGTTGGCTTTGCCGGGAGCACGATGATCGCGACGGGGTTCCTCCTCAATTACCTCGGGATACCGATGCTCGTCTTCGACGGGCCGCTGTTCTGGCTCGGGAACGCGATGACGATCCTCATCGTCCTCGTGTACGTCATCGCGTTCCTCGTCTCGTGGCTCGTCTTCCATATACCGATGTTACGGGACTCCCAAGGCCTCGACACCGGCTCGGCAGCGAAGAAAGGCGCAAAGATAGTCGCGGTGAGCATGACGAGCGTCTCGGTCGGGATGATGGGTGGAATGTGGGGGATCATGATGCTCAACCTGCCAATGATGCCTGGAGACGACAACATCCTCTGGTTCGGCGTGATGGTGTTCGCCACCCTGGTCGGGTTCCTCGTCGCCTGGCCGGTCAACGGAATACTCGTTCGGAAGAACCTCAAACCGGGTGGTGCGCTGTGAGCGACCGCAGTCGCCGGAAGCTCCTGCGCGATCTCGCCGCGCTACCGGTCGGAGCGACCCTTGGAGGGGCCGCACTCACGTATCGAGAAGTCCGGTCCGCCAGTCGGCCTACCCAGGGCGGACCAGCGTCGGCCGACTTCGACGAGGCGACCGTCACGAGCATGACGACCCGTCTCGCCGGAAGCACCGACTACGAGACGGCGACGGCGTTCACGCAGAACGTCTATCCCGCCATCAACGACCACACCCGGCCGGGTGCCGTGATACTCCTCAACGATAGCGAGCTCGCTGCAGCACTCCCCGGCGTGACGTTCATCCATCATCCGATCGACGGAGCGGTCCTACTGACGGCGCAGGACTCCTTGCCGGACGCGACGCGTGAGGAAATCGAACGCCTCCATCCGGAAGGCGTTCACGTCGACGGGGACGTCCAGGCGTACATCGTCGGCGGAGAGCGTTACGTTAGCAGCGACGTCCAGCAGACGGTCGAAGCGATGGGCCTGAAGACCAGTCGCATTCGGGGAGAGACACCGGTCGAAGTTGCGGCCAACGCCGATCAGTACCTCAGTACGATTCACGCGAACCACCGGGACACCACGTTCATCGCCGACGTCGACGACCCCCAGATAGCTATCCCGGCACAGTCCTGGAACGCTCACGGTGGCGATGGCTTCCTCTACATCGACGGGGATCGCATCCCCGAGACGACCCAGGAACAGCTCGAAGCGCGCTTCGA
This genomic window from Halorubellus sp. JP-L1 contains:
- a CDS encoding cell wall-binding repeat-containing protein, with the protein product MTTRLAGSTDYETATAFTQNVYPAINDHTRPGAVILLNDSELAAALPGVTFIHHPIDGAVLLTAQDSLPDATREEIERLHPEGVHVDGDVQAYIVGGERYVSSDVQQTVEAMGLKTSRIRGETPVEVAANADQYLSTIHANHRDTTFIADVDDPQIAIPAQSWNAHGGDGFLYIDGDRIPETTQEQLEARFDEAYMYLLGDESKISERAARNLGRFGHVQRIPRGSDPYELSVGFAGYKDVGRNQGWIFGEWPRNIGWGIAESGHNFIFVNPENWQIALPACVESHRGKHGPMLHVERETVPDAVENYLTNLIRPYDAAPYDRKYNHGWIVGETDQISQRVQAQLHAMLQEPQGDQ